A stretch of DNA from Paenibacillus albus:
TGTTATCGAGGCAAGGCGATGAGACGGCCTTCAATAAGCTGGTCGAGCTGTATAAGGATAAACTGTCGAGAATGGCTCATACGATTCTCCGCAGCAAGACGGATGTCGAGGATGTCGTACAGGAAACGTTCCTGAAGGTGTATTTGAACCTGAATCGCTTCGATGAGAACAAACGATTCTCAACCTGGATTTTTCATATTGCTAAGAATGTGTGTCTTGATTTGCTGCGTCGCCGCAAAGCGCCGTCACTGCCGCTTGATCAACCCGTTACCGCGCATTCCGACCAGAATTTATCCCTTCATGATGTCATTCCGCATGCCTCGCTTACACCAGAGGGCGAAGTCATTGAGCGGGAGCTTGCGTCGAAGATGACGGAAGTCATTGCGAAGCTGCCGGAGAAGTATAGAACCGTCGTGTATCAGCGCTATGTGCTGGAGATGACGATGGAAGATATAAGCGAAGTGAACAGCATTCCC
This window harbors:
- a CDS encoding sigma-70 family RNA polymerase sigma factor gives rise to the protein MLSRQGDETAFNKLVELYKDKLSRMAHTILRSKTDVEDVVQETFLKVYLNLNRFDENKRFSTWIFHIAKNVCLDLLRRRKAPSLPLDQPVTAHSDQNLSLHDVIPHASLTPEGEVIERELASKMTEVIAKLPEKYRTVVYQRYVLEMTMEDISEVNSIPVNTVKSRIHRGKDFMKKRYGKTLLLYSLLLFNFLLLVIP